In the genome of Chloroflexota bacterium, one region contains:
- a CDS encoding Gfo/Idh/MocA family oxidoreductase, translating to MPTDIRSSWSFLVLGAGSIGKRHIANLRTLGVEHIGVYDPQPERQAEAASRWEVETFPSLEAALEARPHAVLVCSPPVYHIPQARAAAEAGAHLFLEKPLAASMEGVDDLIAAVEARGLRTLVGCNFRFHPGLQRLKALLDEGVLGEVIFARAVFGQYLPDWHPWEDYRRGYSARRDLGGGIVLDRIHELDYLVWLFGPVAEARGWVVHSHTLEIETEDLAEGWLRFRSGVRASLHTDYLNRRYTCRAEVLGTEGTAWWDFSGHSLQVYRAADGEMQTWSWPHYEVNAMYVAEMAHFLRVLAGEEESIKDLRQAKHILETALRLKDTGMP from the coding sequence ATGCCCACCGATATTCGCTCGTCTTGGTCATTCCTTGTTCTCGGCGCTGGCTCAATTGGCAAGCGCCACATTGCCAATTTGCGTACGTTGGGCGTCGAGCACATCGGCGTGTACGATCCCCAGCCTGAGCGTCAGGCCGAAGCCGCAAGCCGCTGGGAGGTGGAAACCTTCCCCTCGTTGGAGGCTGCGCTGGAAGCCCGCCCCCACGCGGTGTTGGTGTGCTCTCCGCCGGTGTATCACATTCCCCAGGCGCGGGCGGCAGCCGAAGCCGGGGCGCACCTGTTTTTGGAAAAGCCCCTTGCTGCCAGCATGGAGGGTGTGGACGACCTCATTGCAGCGGTCGAAGCCCGCGGCTTGCGCACCCTGGTGGGCTGTAATTTCCGCTTTCACCCCGGCTTGCAGCGTTTGAAGGCGTTGCTTGACGAAGGCGTTTTGGGTGAGGTCATCTTCGCGCGAGCGGTTTTCGGCCAATACCTCCCCGACTGGCACCCGTGGGAAGACTACCGCCGCGGTTACAGCGCCCGCCGCGACCTCGGCGGCGGTATCGTCCTCGACCGCATTCATGAACTGGATTACCTCGTGTGGCTGTTTGGGCCGGTGGCCGAGGCCCGCGGTTGGGTGGTCCATTCGCACACGCTGGAAATCGAAACCGAAGACCTCGCCGAAGGGTGGCTGCGCTTCCGTAGCGGCGTGAGGGCTTCGCTGCATACCGATTACCTCAACCGCCGCTACACCTGCCGTGCCGAAGTGCTGGGCACGGAAGGAACGGCCTGGTGGGATTTCAGCGGTCACAGCCTGCAAGTTTATCGCGCTGCCGATGGTGAGATGCAGACCTGGTCATGGCCGCACTACGAAGTCAATGCGATGTATGTTGCCGAAATGGCGCATTTCCTGCGCGTGTTGGCGGGCGAAGAGGAAAGCATCAAGGATCTGAGGCAGGCAAAGCATATTTTGGAGACCGCGTTGCGCTTGAAGGATACTGGGATGCCCTGA